A genomic segment from Drosophila miranda strain MSH22 chromosome 3, D.miranda_PacBio2.1, whole genome shotgun sequence encodes:
- the LOC108158074 gene encoding uncharacterized protein LOC108158074 has translation MNYKLLSFGMVLFAIFLIGSEAPFVKMTNAKCPSYNKSWVEVHYCRLKAYSRNKTSLNINATFLHPANNIFLRLKLMKRANGYKPFLWDFTFDACEFMRKRNQPVAKIVWNLIKDVSTVNHTCPYVGLQTVSDFHRIEVPVPMPTGEYLILITWTFDGKPQFSTDVYFTYVEDP, from the exons ATGAACTATAAACTGCTCTCTTTTGGAATGGTTTTGTTTGCCATCTTTCTCATTGGCAGT GAGGCACCCTTCGTTAAAATGACAAATGCCAAGTGTCCGTCGTACAACAAATCGTGGGTGGAGGTCCACTATTGTCGCCTGAAGGCCTACTCCCGGAACAAGACCAGTTTGAATATAAATGCCACCTTCCTACATCCCGCAAACAATATCTTTCTCCGACTTAAATTGATGAAGAGGGCCAATGGCTATAAGCCATTTCTTTGGGACTTCACCTTTGACGCCTGCGAATTCATGAGGAAACGGAATCAGCCGGTGGCCAAGATTGTCTGGAATCTAATCAAGGACGTTTCCACAGTGAATCACACCTGTCCTTATGTT GGTTTGCAGACCGTTAGTGATTTCCACCGAATTGAAGTACCCGTCCCAATGCCAACTGGGGAATATCTTATTTTGATAACTTGGACATTCGATGGCAAGCCGCAGTTTTCCACAGATGTCTATTTCACATATGTGGAGGATCCGTAG